From the genome of Corallococcus macrosporus DSM 14697:
CGGTTGAAGTCGTCGAAGCCCGGGATGACGCGGGCGATGAGTTCCCGGATGCCGTCGTAGTCCTCCACCAGCGACAGCCAGGGCACGCGCGAGCGCGCCCCCAGCACCGCCGACGCCAGCCGGGCGACGATGACGGGCTCGCTGAGCAGGTGCTCCGACGCGGGCGCCACCGAGCCTCGCGACGCGGACACCACGCCCATGGAGTTCTCCACGGTGACGAACTGGGGCCCGCGCGCCTGCACGTCGCGCTCGGTGCGGCCCAGGCACGGGAGGATGAGCGCGCGCCTGCCGTGGACCAGGTGGGCCCGGTTCAGCTTGGTGGAGACGTGCACGGTGAGGCGCGTGCGGCGCAGCGCCTCGGCGGTGAACTCCGTGTCCGGCGTGGCGGACAGGAAGTTGCCTCCCAGCGCGAAGAACACCTTCACCCGGCCGTCGTGCATGGCGTGCAGCGTCTCCACCACGTCCATGCCGTGGTGCCGGGGCGGCTCGAAGCCGAACTCACGCGTGAGCGCCGACAGGAGCCATTCGGGCGGCTTCTCCCAGATGCCCATGGTCCGGTCGCCCTGCACGTTGCTGTGGCCGCGCACCGGGCACAGGCCCGCGCCCGGCTTGCCGATGCCGCCCCGCAGCAGCGCCAGGTTGACGATCTCCTGGATGCACGCCACGGAGTTGCGGTGCTGCGTCAGCCCCATGGCCCAGCAGTAGATGGTGCGCTCGGAGCGGGCCAGTATCTCCGCCGCCGCGATGACCTGCGCGCGGGGCACGCCGCTGCCCTGCTCCACGTCCTCCCACGTCACCGCGCGCATGTGGGCCGCGTAGGCGTCGAAGCCCAGCGTCTGGTCGTCGATGAAGGACCTGGCCACCACCGTGCCGGGCCTCGCGTCCTCCAGCTCGAACAGCGCCTTGGCCAGGCCCTGTAGCAGCGCGGCGTCGCCGTTGATGCGCACCTGGAGGAACAGCGTGTTGAGCGCCGTCCCGGGGCCGATGAGGTGCAGCACGTCCTGCGGGTGCTTGAAGCGGTTGAGCCCCGTCTCCGGCAGCGGGTTGATGCTGACAATCTGGCAGCCCCGGCGCGCGGCGGCCTCCAGCGAGGACAGCATGCGCGGGTGGTTCGTCCCCGGGTTCTGCCCGATGACGAAGATGGCGTCCGCCCGGTCGAAGTCTTCCAGCGTGACGGTGCCCTTGCCAATGCCCACCGTCTCGTTGAGCGCCGAGCCGCTCGACTCGTGGCACATGTTCGAGCAGTCCGGCAGGTTGTTGGTGCCGAACTGCCGCACGAAGAGCTGGTAGAGGAACGCCGCCTCATTGCTGGTGCGGCCGGACGTGTAGAAGCTCGCGGCATCCGGCGTGTCGAGCGCGCGCAGCTCCTCCGCCACCAGCGCGAAGGCCTCGTCCCAGGACAGGGGCTCGTAGTGGGTGGCGCCCTCGCGGAGCACCATCGGGTGGGTGAGCCGGCCCTGCTTGCCCAGCCAGTGGTCCGTCTGGAGGGACAGGTCCGCCACGCTCCACTGGCGGAAGAACGCCGGCGTCACCCGCGCGGACATGGCCTCCTCCGCCACCGCCTTGGCGCCGTTCTCACAGAACTCCGCCATGGAGCGGTGGCCCGGGTCGGGCCACGCACACCCCGGGCAGTCGAAGCCCTCCTTCTGGTTCACCTTGAGCAGCAGCTTCGTGCCGCGCACCACGTCCATCTCGCCGTAGACGTGGCGCAGCGCGGAGATGACCGCGGGGACGCCGCCCGCCACCGTCGCGATGGGGCCCACCGAGGGGCCACGCGCCTCCTCGGGAGGCTGGGCGCGGGGAGGCGTCCTGGCGAGCGCGGACGTGCGCTCCGCGGCAGGTCCCCCTGCGTTCCGGCTCCCGTCGTCCATGGCGCTCCCTCCGGGCATCCCGCGGCCGGCTGGCTGGCCGGCTGCGTCGTGGTGGACTCTACCGCGCTCTCGCCGCGCGGGAACGCTCATGCGGCGCCCGGCCCCACGCGTGGCACGGCGGCCATGCCGGGGGCCCCATGGCCGGCCGTTCCCTAGCCGGGGGCTGGCCGCGTTGCCGAGAGCGCTCGCGGTCCAGAACGTCAAGGGACGCGTCCCGGGTGAATGCACGACGCGAGGAGGCCATCCGATGAACGGCAGGCGCGAAGACGACCGGCGATGGGGAGACAGGGACTGGGAGGTCGAACGCCCACGTCCCAGGGACGCCTGGGCCCAGGACCCCGACTGGGAGGCGCGTGGCCACGAGCGGCGGGGCGGCCCGGACCGGGACACCGGCCCAGAGCGACGGGGAGACTTCGACTGGGAGGCGCGTGGCCCCGAGCGGCGGGGCGGCCCGGACCGGGATGCCGGCCGGGAGCGACGGGGAGACGTCGACTGGGAGGCGCGCGGCCCCGAGCGGCGGGGCGACCTCGACCGGGACACTGGCGCCGAGCGGCGGGGCGGCCCCCACCGGGGCCACCCCCGGCGTGGAGGCTGGGCCTCGGAGGAGGACGCCTTCCCGCGCACCTTCGACAGCGAGCGCCACTTCCGGGACGCCGCCAGGGACCGGGACACGCGCGACTACCAACAAGACGTGGACTTCGGGCGCGCCGCGCGCGCCATGGACCGGGCCCGCGAGTACGGCCGTGACTTCCACCTGGACCAGGAGCTGGACCGCCGTGCCCGGGAGTTCGACCCGGAGCGCATCGCCAGGCGCCCCGGCTACAGCCCGAGCGGCACCTTCCGCGAGGTCGAGGAGGACTGGCGCCTGGAGCCGACCTTCCTCGGCGTCCTGGAGGACGAGGGGCCCGGGCCTGGCAGACCCGAACGGCCGGGGCGACACGAGCCGCCGGAGCGTCGGCGGCACGGGCCTGGAGGCCGGCCCCCCGGGCACCACCGGGGCGCCGACGAGGGCCACGAGCGCCGGCATCGGGGGGGTGGCGGCATGGACCGGGGCCGGCCCTGGCGCGCCGCGGGCCGCATGGCGGAGACGGACGTCCGCTACGGCGGCACGCAGCCGGCGGGCCATGGGCCAGGTGTGGAGAACATGGCGCCACCGTGGGATGGCTACGGCACCAGCCCCTCGCGGCCGGACGACCACGGGATGGGGCACGGCGGCTACGCGGGTGGACGCGCCCGCCCCGAAGGCCCCACGCGAGGGCCGCCCCGGGGCCGCGCGCCCAGGGGCTACCAGCGCTCCAGTGAGCGAATCCTGACGGACCTCTGCGACCGGCTGATGCAGAGCTGGGTGGACGCCGAGGACGTGGACATCCGCGTGCGGGACGGGGTGGTGCTGCTGGCCGGGGTCGTGCGCAGCCATGACGAACGGCATGCCACGGAAGCGCTCGCCCGGGACGTGCTGGGGGTGAAGGAGGTCATGAACGACATTCGCGTCTACCGCGACGAGGGGGTCCTGGACCGTCCCACGCTCCGGCGGCCAGTGCAGGTGCCCGGCGTGGAGTCCCCCGACGACGACACGCTGCATTCGTGAGGAGGCGGACGCGACGCGGACTTCCTGGTGGCCCGGAAGCACGCCGGTTCGGGTAGTGTGCCGGGCCTTTCCGTCCGCCACACCCTAGGAGTCCGTTCATGTCCCGCGTCATCCGCGCCCCCCATGGCTCCACCCTGTCCTGCAAGGGCTGGGTCCAGGAGGCCGCGCTCCGGATGTTGATGAACAACCTCGACCCGGACGTCGCCGAGCGCCCCGAGGACCTCGTCGTCTACGGCGGCACCGGCAAGGCCGCCCGTGACTGGCCCTCCTTCGACCGCATCGTGTCGAGCCTCCAGAGCCTGAGCGACGAGGAGACGCTGCTGGTCCAGTCCGGCAAGCCCGTGGGCGTCTTCCGCACCCACCCGGACGCGCCGCGCGTGCTCATCGCCAACTCCAACCTCGTGGGCCGCTGGGCCAACTGGGAGCACTTCCACGAGCTGGAGAAGAAGGGCCTGATGATGTACGGCCAGATGACCGCGGGCTCGTGGATCTACATCGGCACGCAGGGCATCCTCCAGGGCACCTACGAGACGTTCGCCGCCGCCGGCCGCTTCCACTACGGCAGCGACGACCTGGCCGGCCGGCTCGTCCTCTCCGGCGGGCTGGGCGGCATGGGCGGCGCGCAGCCGCTGGCCGCCACCATGAACAACGCGGTGTTCCTCGGCGTGGAGATTGACCCCACCCGCGCCCGCCGCCGCGTGGAGACGCGCTACCTGGACGTCGTCGCCAAGGACCTGGACGAGGCGCTGGCGCTGGTGAAGGAGGCGCAGGAGAAGCGCGTGGGCCGCTCCATCGCCGTCATCGGCAACGCGGCCTCGGTGTTCCGCGAGCTGTACCGCCGCGGCATCAAGCCGGACCTCGTCACGGACCAGACGAGCGCGCATGACCCGCTCAACGGCTACATCCCCACGGACCTGTCGCTGGAGGCCGCCGCCGAGCTGCGCCAGCGCGACCCGGAGACCTACGTCCGCCGCGCGCGCGAGTCGATGATGATGCACGTGCAGGCCATGAACGACTTCCAGGCCGCCGGCAGCCACGTCTTCGACTACGGCAACAACCTGCGCGGCCAGGCGCAGCTCGGCGGCATGGAGAACGCCTTCGAGTTCCCCGGCTTCGTCCCCGCCTACATCCGCCCCCTCTTCTGCGAGGGCATGGGGCCCTTCCGCTGGGTGGCGCTCTCTGGAGACCCGGAGGACATCCGCGTCACGGACCGCGTGGTGCGCGAGCTGTTCCCGCAGAAGGCCTCGCTCCAGCGCTGGCTCAACATGGCGGAGGAGCGCGTGGCCTTCCAGGGCCTGCCCTCGCGCATCTGCTGGCTGGGCTACGGCGAGCGCGCCAAGGCGGGGCTCGCCTTCAACGAGCTGGTGCGCAAGGGCGCGGTGAAGGCGCCCATCGTCATCGGCCGGGACCACCTGGACTGCGGCTCGGTGGCGTCCCCCAACCGCGAGACGGAGGCGATGAAGGACGGCACGGACGCGGTGGCGGACTGGCCCATCCTCAACGCGCTGGTGAACGCGGTGAACGGCGCCTCGTGGGTGTCCTTCCACCACGGCGGCGGCGTGGGCATGGGCTACTCGCTGCACGCGGGCCAGGTCATCGTCGCGGACGGCACGCCGGAGGCCGCGCGCCGCATCGAGCGCGTGCTCACCAGCGACCCTGGCATGGGCGTGCTGCGCCACGCGGACGCGGGCTACCCCGAGGCCATCGAGGTCGCGAAAGAGCGCGGCGTGAAGATTCCGGGCATCACCACCTGAAGCGGGAGGTCGCCGTGAAGCGCTTGGGCGCGGCAGTGGTCGGGCTGTGGGGCGCCGCCGTCATGGGACTGGCGGGGTGCGCCCCCACGGCGATGGGCCCCATGGTGATGCGCCTGGGGCCCGGGGCGCCTGACCGCAACATCCTCCAGTTGGGCATGCGCTCCGGCCCCCGGCTGAGCGCGCCCATCGCGGGGACGCAGCCCGACCTGGGCACGGGCGGCCGGTTCCAGGGGAACGAGTCGAGCTTCTCCACACAGCAGTGGGGCATGGCGTTCGACGGCGCCCTGACGGTGCCGCTGTCGGAGCGGCTGCACCTGCACACGGGGGTCCAGGGTGAGATGTTCCTGCCCGTGCCACTGCCGGCCTACGGGGTGTACGCCGGGGCGTCGTACTACGTGGGCTCGCGGCACCTGGGCCTGGCCCCCGCGCTGTCGTTGCGGGGCGCCACGGACTTCGGCCTGATGACGTCGCGCGGCGGGCCAGGCAGCCTCTTCGGCGCGGAGGTGTCCTGCGCGTTCACGATGCAGCCGGAGAAGAACGTCTCCATCGGCCTGGTGCCCTTCGCGTCGTGGCACACGGTGTCGTCGGTGGGGCAGAACGCGCAGGCGCTCTATTACGGCGGCGTGGTGGCGGCGCGCATCTCCTGGGGCGGATTGAATGACTTGGAGCTGTCAGGCGGCTTTGGCCGGGCGAAGGTCGGCAAAGGCGTGAGCTGGAACGTGCCCATCATGGGCGCACGCGGAGGACGGTGAGACATGGACGGACTGGACCTGCTGGTGCGAAACACCTCCGAAGTGCTCACGGTGGAAGGCACGCACCGAGAGCGCGCGGAGGACGCCCTCACGCCGCG
Proteins encoded in this window:
- a CDS encoding BON domain-containing protein, which translates into the protein MNGRREDDRRWGDRDWEVERPRPRDAWAQDPDWEARGHERRGGPDRDTGPERRGDFDWEARGPERRGGPDRDAGRERRGDVDWEARGPERRGDLDRDTGAERRGGPHRGHPRRGGWASEEDAFPRTFDSERHFRDAARDRDTRDYQQDVDFGRAARAMDRAREYGRDFHLDQELDRRAREFDPERIARRPGYSPSGTFREVEEDWRLEPTFLGVLEDEGPGPGRPERPGRHEPPERRRHGPGGRPPGHHRGADEGHERRHRGGGGMDRGRPWRAAGRMAETDVRYGGTQPAGHGPGVENMAPPWDGYGTSPSRPDDHGMGHGGYAGGRARPEGPTRGPPRGRAPRGYQRSSERILTDLCDRLMQSWVDAEDVDIRVRDGVVLLAGVVRSHDERHATEALARDVLGVKEVMNDIRVYRDEGVLDRPTLRRPVQVPGVESPDDDTLHS
- the hutU gene encoding urocanate hydratase, which translates into the protein MSRVIRAPHGSTLSCKGWVQEAALRMLMNNLDPDVAERPEDLVVYGGTGKAARDWPSFDRIVSSLQSLSDEETLLVQSGKPVGVFRTHPDAPRVLIANSNLVGRWANWEHFHELEKKGLMMYGQMTAGSWIYIGTQGILQGTYETFAAAGRFHYGSDDLAGRLVLSGGLGGMGGAQPLAATMNNAVFLGVEIDPTRARRRVETRYLDVVAKDLDEALALVKEAQEKRVGRSIAVIGNAASVFRELYRRGIKPDLVTDQTSAHDPLNGYIPTDLSLEAAAELRQRDPETYVRRARESMMMHVQAMNDFQAAGSHVFDYGNNLRGQAQLGGMENAFEFPGFVPAYIRPLFCEGMGPFRWVALSGDPEDIRVTDRVVRELFPQKASLQRWLNMAEERVAFQGLPSRICWLGYGERAKAGLAFNELVRKGAVKAPIVIGRDHLDCGSVASPNRETEAMKDGTDAVADWPILNALVNAVNGASWVSFHHGGGVGMGYSLHAGQVIVADGTPEAARRIERVLTSDPGMGVLRHADAGYPEAIEVAKERGVKIPGITT
- a CDS encoding FdhF/YdeP family oxidoreductase; its protein translation is MDDGSRNAGGPAAERTSALARTPPRAQPPEEARGPSVGPIATVAGGVPAVISALRHVYGEMDVVRGTKLLLKVNQKEGFDCPGCAWPDPGHRSMAEFCENGAKAVAEEAMSARVTPAFFRQWSVADLSLQTDHWLGKQGRLTHPMVLREGATHYEPLSWDEAFALVAEELRALDTPDAASFYTSGRTSNEAAFLYQLFVRQFGTNNLPDCSNMCHESSGSALNETVGIGKGTVTLEDFDRADAIFVIGQNPGTNHPRMLSSLEAAARRGCQIVSINPLPETGLNRFKHPQDVLHLIGPGTALNTLFLQVRINGDAALLQGLAKALFELEDARPGTVVARSFIDDQTLGFDAYAAHMRAVTWEDVEQGSGVPRAQVIAAAEILARSERTIYCWAMGLTQHRNSVACIQEIVNLALLRGGIGKPGAGLCPVRGHSNVQGDRTMGIWEKPPEWLLSALTREFGFEPPRHHGMDVVETLHAMHDGRVKVFFALGGNFLSATPDTEFTAEALRRTRLTVHVSTKLNRAHLVHGRRALILPCLGRTERDVQARGPQFVTVENSMGVVSASRGSVAPASEHLLSEPVIVARLASAVLGARSRVPWLSLVEDYDGIRELIARVIPGFDDFNRRVREPGGFALPNGPREGRFTTKSGKAHFTVHALPRIKLEPGQLLMMTIRTHDQFNTTVYGLDDRYRGIRNGRRVVLLHPGDMKALGLSADQLVDLSSHFEGETRLARAFRVVPYNIPRGCAATYFPEANVLVPVNSFAEKSRTPTSKSVVISLTPAGESRALPAGAVA